TTTTCTTAAAAAGATGAGATAATTGTCAGTGGGACAGCTTGTCTTCTTTTGATCGACTGCTACGTGTCTCATTCTTAAATGTGCACTAAGCTGAATAAGAATAAAGATATTAGTCGGAGATGGTTTCACCTTCTCTGAACAGGGTAAAATATTGGTCAAGTCACTACGTTCATGTACATTTGCTGTCCAGTTTCAAAAGGTTTCGTTACATCGTGAAACACAAAATTAAAATCAGTTCCCACCTAAAAACAAACCTCAGTTTTTCTGTAACATTAGGACAATAACTGAGAAAGAATATTTTTGAACCATGCAAATGCTGAGAATGCTGAAAGTTATATATGTGCAATACCTATGGAGCTAACAAGAGGTTGAAGTACGAATCCTGCTATGTCGGAGGCATGACCCGCCCTACTCGGCCTCTGATTGGATAGtacttgttgtctttgttggtTGGATTGGTTATAGGCGTAGGCAGAGTAGAATTCTCAGCCAGGAgatgcttagcttagcttagcataacgtcTGGAAAGAGAGGGAAGCAGCATCTTAAAAGTGTACTAAATCATTACGTGTTTTTTGCCTACAGAGACTGAAGTGTAAAAACGTTACTTTTGCTTATGTATGCATGACTATATCTTCACGGGGTAAAACCTCCTGAAATCAATATAACATAATGTGACCATCATCTATTAAATTTCGATAGTTTAAAACATTTAGCGGATGCTGAACTCGTCTTTAAGCTTCTACGTGGGCTTCCACCTCCCAAACAGAATGAGTTCTTCATGTGGAAAGGATAGCAGCAGCAGGGTATCAAGGGCCAATACCAGAGGGGACTGTGTTGTGCAATACAGACGTAGCAAGTTTGGGCAAACAGTCTTCTCAGTCTTCCTCCTGAGTTAAGAGAGAGCACTGTTCCcggtaattaattaattaaatgaataaataaaaataaaatgaaacacgCCGTAAACAAGGTGCGTTGCTTTCGTTACCTTTTGGACAGAGGCAGGTTAGCACGAAGCTAAGCTATCCGTCTGCAAGCTTGATGCTAAATGCATCAAGCTGCTCACCTCACTCTTGTCAAGGAAgccaaaagaaaatacatttctcaAAGTGTCCAAGAATTTCCCCAACGGTGAGCTCGGGTCAACGCGTGCTATGACGCAAATTCTAATAACTCAGATATTGGCCACGGAAAAAACAAACTGGCACGTGTCCTATTACCGCCTCTACATACAGCCGATACTCTCGTTGCCCAAAGtgaagcacaacacacacacacatcccttcACACCCTCTGCACCTGACAAACATTACCAGGCCGCCATAATGATTGATTGAGCGTGCTTAAGCCGGAGGGGATGATGTCATCTCATCACTGTCTTTCTGTCCGTCTCCGCGGctttccatctgtctgtctgaagccAGTCACTTGGCATGTCTTCTCAATCAGCCTCCTTTTTCTCATCTGTCAGGTTGATTGAGTGCTTGGCCGGCTGTCTGaatccccccccaccaccccctcaTTCGTCAGTGTAAAGCCCTGTTTTGTCTACAACATCCTACAGTCTCTCTTTTCTTGCCGGCAGTTCTGGTTTCACTTCCCTGGTGCATTAGAGAGCTGAGTAGGAGGATAATCGTGTCTTTCCTCTTCCTTAAGTCTGCATTATGCACCAAAGCTTATGCgattgtcttcttcttctccgcgTTCTGTAGATGTGCTGCGACTGTTGTCTTCTGGGGAAGGCGACGCAGGCGGGGGATCTACCCTGTGACCACAACCTGTCGGTGGGCTACCAGTGCAGCCTGGTGTCCCGGGCCTGCTGCGTGGATGGAGCCCCTGACAACCAGACCACATCCACACCAAAAACTGAATGTGGTCATACGAAATCAAGCATGAAGTAGATCTGatatataattgttttgcaGCAAAGCAGGCAACTTATATTAGTTGAGGAAAAACAGGAAGCAACATGGGAAAACCTGTGTaccaaaaaatataatatatgaaaatattggAGGATGGGCATAAGAATTAAGAAAATGTAAGGCGCCCGCTGGTAAATAAACCCACACTGCCCCCTGTTGGATGTGGAGATAAACACCGATTAGAGATTTAGTGGGTTGCTCATGACCACTCCAGCAAAAATACCAACGATTTTCCAGCACCAACTTATCAGTTGTGAGAGTTTTTGAGTTTTTCCACtgattaacaaacaaaacagtataTTTGAAGATGTCCCCTTGGTTTACAggacatttttttccttctctattttttattgacattttaatccTAAATTGCAAAAAATGTGTTCATGGTTTAGTGGATACGTTGTTAAGACGTAAGACATATAAACATCTTTTGTTTTCCCTCATGCAGTACCAAACAAGGAGGAAACCTCTGACAATGGAGATAATTCCATATTAAGTGACCAGTGCAACggtaaggtcaaaggtcaaatacGTCGAAAAACAAGCCTTTCTACAGCTCACTGATCAACACGTTTGTGCTTCTTTTATAGGGAAATGTGCTCATGACTGTGTGGCCAATGACACTTGTAGCTGCTTCAAAGGCTACAAACTCAAGCCAGACGGAGAGAGCTGTGAGGGTAGGCGGcgctcctcccccctctttcaATTTGAATGTTTCCGTGACGAAGGAAATCGGAGCACAGAGAATGTTTTCGTCTTGTGATAACAACCGTTGGAAGACAAAACCTTCTGCTTTTCAAACACTCTCAGATATCAACGAGTGTTTGTTGGGCGCCAGCAACTGTCGCGTAGGAGAGCGTTGCATCAACACAGAGGCTATTTCCGTTGCCAGAGAGAGGTCAGCTGTGGGACCGGCTATGAACTCACCGACTGACAACAACTGCAAAGGTCGGGGCACTCGGTCGGCCTTCTGTTACCGTGTGTCTGAGTGTCACGTTTGTCCTTTCAAGGCTTTGTCAGTGTGTTCAATGGCAATTTTGCTGCGATTTTCTCCATCCAGACATTGACGAGTGTGAGACTGGCATCCACAACTGTGGCCCAGAGTTCGAGTGCTCAAACAGCCAGGGGTCGTTCCGCTGTCTCCCTAATGTCAAGTGTGGACCCGGCTTTATCCAGGATGCCCTCGGCCACTGCATTGGTAAGCGCCGCGCGCCCACGACTGCAGGAGAATATATTACGTGTTTATTTTAGGTGACGACCGGTGATGAAATGTGGCAGGATAACATAGGTAAGCTGGAAGGATAAGGGCCCGGTAAATCCTGCAGGACTAAGTTGGGGAAGTGTGAGCAGGTGGTGTGAGAGGAACGGGGGGCGGGCGGGGCTGGATCTGTAATGACAGGGATAGTGTTAGTATGACACGGAGCATTTAAAGATCTTTTGTCGTCAGTTATATTACATACGAACGGACCAGGGCGATGTCTTCATGATTTAATAAtgtcctctttgtgtctgtgcgtcGTCAGATATCAACGAATGCGTCAGCCAGACGGGCCCCTGCCCACGCGGGCAGCTCTGCCTCAACACAGTCGGCTCCTACATGTGCCAGAGGAACTCCGTCAACTGCGGTCGGGGATACCACCTCAATGAAGGAAGCACGCGCTGCATCGGTACGCCGGGAACAAACTCCCCATTCCTAGATAACAAAGCATCGCACTAACCTGTCCCGAGGTGCATATCATTGGTGTTTCCCTGTTGTTTGcattccccctcctccctccacagATATTGATGAGTGTAAGAGCACCGAAAGAGTCTGTGCAGGCCATGGTTGTGTCAACCTGATCGGCTCCTACCGCTGCGAGTGTGAGGCCGGCTACAACTTCAACAGCATGAGTCGTACTTGTGAGGGTGAGCAGCTGCTCCATCTCGCTCGATGTTGTAACATGAGGAGTTAAATCCAAGTGCATCCTCTGCAcgaataaaaataaacaaccaaataaacatgaaaaacatacaTGTCGAACTTGAACGTCTGTCAGTGCTGGTCAAAGTGTGTATCAGAGAACTTTTCGTCATCATTTAAGCTTCTTACTGTGGCGtattttgattttgtgttttagATATTAATGAATGCAGGCACTTCCCTGGCCGCCTGTGTGCTCACAAGTGCGAAAACAATCGGGGATCCTACGAGTGTAGCTGCACCACCGGCTTCAAGCTCGCCCTCGATGACAGGAATTGTGACGGTGAGACAAATAACTAAAATCGGGGAGAATTGCAACTCTTTGCAGCGTATCCAGTCGAGCTTACGCAACAATGCAAGGTGAACCGTTCGTGTAGCTGCGTATTGAAATGGGCGTGTTGAGGATGCACCTCTCTGCAGGTGCATGGTTGTCGTGTATTACGAGGATAGAGTTCACAATGCGCTGTAATAATCTTTTTCTCTGCACAGATCTGAACGAGTGCGAGAGCAACCCGTGCAGTCAAGAGTGTGCCAACGTGTACGGCTCCTACCAGTGTTACTGTCGCCGCGGCTACCAGCTCAGCGATATAGACGGCATGACTTGTGAAGGTAAAACAGATACTTTGAAAAAACACGggaacattttgaaaacaaaaacaacaaaaaaacgtgaAGGTAATGCGTATTCAGTAAGGTTGTTCGCTaatatggtaataataataataataatggtctTTTTAAAAGGTAGAGTCGACATTGAGTTAACATGAAGAGTCGGCCTGTGTgtgagaatacaaaaaaaatctaaatgcattatattttaaatgtactgtTTGACTTATGTTTATCGTTTAGATATCGATGAGTGTGCCCTGCCCACTGGAGGTCATATTTGCTCCTACCGCTGTCACAACACCCCGGGCAGCTTCCACTGTTCCTGCCCCGTCAGCGGCTACACCTTGTCCTCCAACGGACGCAGCTGCCAGGGTAAACTACCCAACACATGCACGTCAATTTATTgtagttatttttgtgtgtgtgtgttttgaaaatcGTTCTTTTTGCTCCCAGATATTGATGAATGCGTGACAggaacacacacctgcaccGTGAATCAGAGCTGCTTTAATGTGCAGGGAGAATTCAGATGCTTGTCCTTCGACTGTCCAAACAACTACCGGCGTGTTGGAGAGACGTGAGTAtccgtgtacacacacactgttgcgGGGGGAACACATTTGTCAACAGAAACAAACCTCCAACACGTCCTCTGTGCTCATGGAAtttttgagaataaaaaaaaaaaaagacaaaaataatcaCTCGAGGAGCGAGGTCCATGTTCCTCGTGGTCCAGTTTGATTGATAATCCCACCCGAGAGCTCCCGAGTGCCACAATATACCACGTCAACTCTCTCATACTGACCCCCTATTCATATTGTATTCAAGTCTGCATGTCCAGTGTGCTCCACGCTGGAATGACTTCAGGACAGATATACACGGCTGTAGCATGTTCTCTTGTTTTTGTGAGACTGAATGCATCAGGATGCTCTCTCATTGGCTCAGTTCCAGTGGAGGCTGCGTCTGACCTCTTTTTGCATGATCCCCACCGAGGGCACCATGACCGGCCTGTGAAGTGTTACGCTGCAGAGACTGATGTTCCTCCCACTGCATGCCGTGCAcggcacatttttatttacacctggtctctctctctctctctctctccttctctctgtgccTTGTTCGTTCTGTCTGGTCCTGCCCTgctcccccccatccccctccccccttctctctctgcagtcgATGCGAACGCTTGCCTTGCAATGAGTCTCTCGAGTGCCTGACTCTGCCCCTGAGAATAACCTACTACTACCTCACCTTCCCCACCAACATCCCCGTCTTCACCAACATCTTCCGCATGGGCCCCGCCCACAGCGTGGCCGGCGATGACATCCAGATTGTCATCACCGCTGGCAACGGGGGCGCTTTCTTCAAGACGGAGCGGGTGCCCAGCGGCGGCGTGATGTCGGTGCAAAGCTCATCGACGCGCCGCAGGACTTTTGAGCTGTCCCTGGAGCTGAGGCTGCGTCGCTACGGCACGCTCAGCACGTACCTGGCCAGAGTGCTGGTGTTCGTTACCAAGGAGGAGCCCAGAGTACTTTATAATTCCCTACTAGAATaaacacagggggggggggggggggggggcttacgCACGAGTTACTGCACTCTTAAAGAAGAGGATGTGTCATTTTAAAAGGCGGAGAA
Above is a genomic segment from Cyclopterus lumpus isolate fCycLum1 chromosome 6, fCycLum1.pri, whole genome shotgun sequence containing:
- the fbln1 gene encoding LOW QUALITY PROTEIN: fibulin-1 (The sequence of the model RefSeq protein was modified relative to this genomic sequence to represent the inferred CDS: inserted 1 base in 1 codon; deleted 1 base in 1 codon); protein product: MGPCAALLGCVVAVLLGQGAGQISIEDCCKDGQKRGNDNEDCTSLPLISESITCRIVQEQCCVTVLEDNMCTTGINMAKDQGLCDSLFTNTCETKTTKMCCDCCLLGKATQAGDLPCDHNLSVGYQCSLVSRACCVDGAPDNQTTSTPKTELPNKEETSDNGDNSILSDQCNGKCAHDCVANDTCSCFKGYKLKPDGESCEDINECLLGASNCRVGERCINTEAXFRCQREVSCGTGYELTDDNNCKDIDECETGIHNCGPEFECSNSQGSFRCLPNVKCGPGFIQDALGHCIDINECVSQTGPCPRGQLCLNTVGSYMCQRNSVNCGRGYHLNEGSTRCIDIDECKSTERVCAGHGCVNLIGSYRCECEAGYNFNSMSRTCEDINECRHFPGRLCAHKCENNRGSYECSCTTGFKLALDDRNCDDLNECESNPCSQECANVYGSYQCYCRRGYQLSDIDGMTCEDIDECALPTGGHICSYRCHNTPGSFHCSCPVSGYTLSSNGRSCQDIDECVTGTHTCTVNQSCFNVQGEFRCLSFDCPNNYRRVGETVARLQRSDTIRCIKSCQPNDVACVLDPMHSVSHTFISLPTFREFTMPEEIVFLRTTVPAYGSYHLGSYDVKFDILEGNVENAFDILKRVENGMYVGVVRQVKPLIGPLALVLKLSMRNLTTQGDSGQNIINVHVFVSEFWF